The Tautonia plasticadhaerens nucleotide sequence CCGCCGGAGGTGCTCGGCCAGCTCGGCCTGGGCGGCCTCGGCGTCGTCCAGGCGGAAGGGGCCGAGCCCTTCCATCGCCGCCCGGAGCGTGTCGGCCGACCCGGGGGGGAGGGCCTCGAGCACCGTGTCCCGGACCGACCGCGCGGCGCCGGCCAGGGCGAGCGCCCAGAGCGGGGCGTCCTCGTCGTGGTAGGAGGACCGGAGGTCCCGGGCGAGGAGCTTGACCACGTCGTCGAAGGAGAACCAGAGCCGCCGCAGGCCGAGGTCGAAGAACTCGCCGAGCACCCGGCGCTGCTCGACCGGGTCGATCCGCTCCAGGCGGGCGATCTCCAGGGTCACCGCCTCGACGGCACCCCGGTCCAGCTCGGCCAGCAGCTTGGAG carries:
- a CDS encoding FliG C-terminal domain-containing protein, which produces MSTQFFETAEDATDPDAIPPIRKAAILVVSLEQPLASKLLAELDRGAVEAVTLEIARLERIDPVEQRRVLGEFFDLGLRRLWFSFDDVVKLLARDLRSSYHDEDAPLWALALAGAARSVRDTVLEALPPGSADTLRAAMEGLGPFRLDDAEAAQAELAEHLRRLHDRGLITLPEPAGREAVFV